One Methylobacterium oryzae DNA window includes the following coding sequences:
- the rplL gene encoding 50S ribosomal protein L7/L12, whose amino-acid sequence MADLAKLVDDLSSLTVLEAADLAKMLEEKWGVSAAAAVAVAAGPAAGGAAAAAEEQTEFTVVLASAGDKKIEVIKEVRAITGLGLKEAKDLVEGAPKPIKEGVAKDEAEKLKAQLEKAGAKVELK is encoded by the coding sequence ATGGCTGATCTCGCCAAGCTCGTCGACGACCTGTCCTCGCTGACCGTGCTCGAGGCCGCTGACCTGGCCAAGATGCTCGAGGAGAAGTGGGGCGTCTCGGCCGCCGCTGCCGTCGCCGTGGCCGCCGGCCCGGCCGCCGGTGGCGCCGCCGCCGCTGCCGAGGAGCAGACCGAGTTCACGGTCGTCCTCGCCTCCGCCGGCGACAAGAAGATCGAGGTCATCAAGGAGGTCCGCGCGATCACCGGCCTCGGCCTCAAGGAGGCCAAGGACCTGGTCGAGGGCGCGCCGAAGCCGATCAAGGAAGGCGTCGCCAAGGACGAGGCCGAGAAGCTCAAGGCCCAGCTCGAGAAGGCCGGCGCCAAGGTCGAGCTCAAGTAA